A single window of Patescibacteria group bacterium DNA harbors:
- a CDS encoding metalloregulator ArsR/SmtB family transcription factor → MDSGAIKLIFSALANPIRLDILHALYHGEKNVTELVRELRRDQSLVSHNLKRLVASKLIRSRKEGQFRYYSLHQGSVAPLLRNIEELKKFMVSKSDEVRRQTQARYDQIVRMTPAALFIQKNGAVTFANRAGLKLLAAKKESDIIGRSFEGLTSPECRVEIKKRYMAMADGRKLKAYETRIVRLDGRVIDVLANEEPLQDGSNNSCIAVLVDITEQKEIERRLAADQNLIRMALSATRAVAWRWDIKTNRVEMLGDAIGVLGARPTTSQAIWALLHLDDLPVMRGDFEASMTKPRASYVRRCRIIRPDTREVKWVELHSFGFYENGVKTLVVGMAIEVEGK, encoded by the coding sequence ATGGATTCAGGAGCCATCAAGCTGATCTTCAGCGCCCTGGCGAATCCGATCCGTCTGGACATCCTGCACGCGCTTTATCACGGCGAGAAGAACGTGACCGAACTGGTCCGTGAACTTAGGCGCGATCAGAGTTTGGTCTCCCATAATTTGAAGCGACTCGTCGCATCTAAGCTCATCCGTTCCCGCAAGGAAGGGCAGTTCCGGTACTACTCGCTGCATCAGGGGTCGGTCGCCCCGCTTCTCCGCAACATTGAGGAACTCAAGAAATTCATGGTCAGTAAAAGCGACGAGGTGCGCCGCCAGACGCAGGCTCGTTATGATCAGATCGTCCGGATGACTCCGGCGGCTCTCTTCATCCAGAAGAACGGGGCGGTCACTTTCGCCAATCGCGCCGGTCTGAAATTGCTCGCCGCCAAGAAAGAGTCCGATATTATCGGCCGGTCGTTCGAGGGGCTCACTAGTCCGGAATGCCGCGTCGAGATCAAGAAGAGATACATGGCCATGGCCGATGGCCGCAAACTGAAGGCTTATGAGACCCGGATCGTGCGGTTGGATGGCCGGGTCATCGATGTCCTGGCCAACGAGGAACCTTTGCAGGACGGCAGTAATAACAGCTGCATCGCCGTGCTGGTCGATATCACCGAGCAAAAGGAGATCGAGCGGAGGCTAGCCGCGGATCAGAACCTGATCAGGATGGCGTTGTCCGCGACTCGTGCGGTCGCCTGGCGCTGGGATATCAAGACCAACCGCGTAGAGATGCTGGGTGACGCCATCGGCGTCCTGGGGGCGCGGCCGACCACCTCCCAGGCTATCTGGGCGTTGCTGCATCTTGATGATCTGCCTGTGATGCGCGGCGATTTCGAGGCTTCCATGACCAAGCCGCGCGCCTCTTACGTCCGCCGCTGCCGGATCATCCGTCCGGATACCCGCGAGGTGAAGTGGGTCGAGCTCCACTCTTTCGGTTTTTACGAGAACGGGGTGAAAACACTCGTCGTCGGCATGGCGATCGAGGTCGAAGGAAAGTAG
- a CDS encoding HD domain-containing protein, which translates to MNADRKDELKACQDSLVHLATSDGSARRRHDSASDEDGWLEGFGSPYAADFDKLLCSKAIRRLGRKTQVIAQPRNRHVRDRLSHSFEVMSTAAMIGRILGLNEQLCRSISLGHDIGHTPFGHAGESFLARKTGKNFRHEIFGAVIAQQIERRGGGLNLTWQTLSGIRNHSRGSGELHTAGLAPEDAVVMYADKISYIFADFNDVFTRRLANGQSLLVGDFLGLAEVVAWFGANHRERVQTCVTGLCIESAGAGAVSFSGSETALRFADLKSRMYKVYGRVHADVDEQKILEGVFAALAESAPDYDPAVLLALLNDEDVAWLDGLLHQGVRMTSDILANLSVADIMRHLLNKSIDFTNPDLDW; encoded by the coding sequence ATGAACGCGGACCGAAAAGATGAATTGAAGGCTTGTCAGGACAGTCTGGTCCACTTGGCCACTTCCGACGGATCAGCCCGACGCCGTCATGACTCAGCGTCCGACGAAGACGGCTGGCTGGAGGGTTTCGGCTCGCCGTACGCGGCTGATTTCGACAAATTGCTGTGCAGCAAGGCGATCCGGCGTCTGGGCCGCAAGACCCAGGTCATCGCACAACCGCGGAATCGCCATGTGCGGGACCGGCTCAGTCATTCGTTCGAGGTGATGAGCACGGCCGCCATGATCGGCCGGATCCTGGGCCTGAACGAGCAGCTTTGCCGCTCGATCTCGCTTGGACACGATATCGGCCACACGCCGTTCGGCCATGCCGGCGAATCGTTCCTGGCTCGCAAGACCGGGAAGAACTTCCGGCACGAGATCTTCGGCGCGGTGATCGCGCAGCAGATCGAGCGCCGCGGCGGCGGCCTCAACCTGACCTGGCAGACCTTGAGCGGCATCCGGAACCATTCCCGCGGGTCCGGCGAGCTGCATACTGCCGGTCTCGCGCCGGAGGATGCTGTCGTGATGTACGCCGACAAGATCAGCTACATCTTCGCCGACTTCAATGACGTGTTCACGCGCCGGCTGGCTAATGGCCAGTCGCTGCTCGTCGGGGATTTTCTCGGACTGGCCGAGGTTGTCGCCTGGTTCGGCGCGAATCATCGCGAGCGCGTCCAGACCTGCGTCACCGGTCTCTGCATCGAGTCGGCCGGAGCCGGCGCGGTCAGTTTCAGCGGATCGGAGACTGCTCTCCGGTTCGCCGACCTGAAGAGCCGCATGTACAAGGTCTACGGCCGGGTTCACGCCGACGTCGACGAGCAGAAGATCCTGGAAGGCGTCTTCGCCGCTCTCGCCGAGTCCGCTCCGGACTACGATCCGGCCGTCTTGCTCGCGTTGCTCAATGACGAGGACGTGGCCTGGCTGGACGGTCTGTTGCACCAGGGCGTCAGGATGACCAGTGATATTCTCGCGAATCTTTCCGTCGCCGATATCATGCGCCATCTTCTGAACAAGAGCATCGATTTCACCAATCCAGATCTGGATTGGTGA
- a CDS encoding metallopeptidase family protein, with translation MLSRPDLEKMIREAILAIPEPIRRRIGNVAVVVEDRCRAGEDCDGGYWGENDLLGLFEGVPLVDEGIETSGLLPAKITIFRSAIEEEAETPAEIPKIVRETVWHEVAHYVGFDEAETERLEEKWERGFAGRKFDQG, from the coding sequence ATGCTGTCGCGCCCAGACCTCGAAAAAATGATCCGGGAAGCGATCCTGGCGATACCGGAACCGATCCGCCGGCGGATCGGCAATGTTGCCGTGGTCGTCGAGGATCGCTGCCGCGCCGGCGAAGATTGCGACGGCGGATATTGGGGCGAGAATGATCTCCTGGGACTGTTCGAGGGTGTGCCGCTCGTCGACGAGGGGATCGAGACGAGCGGTCTGCTGCCGGCGAAGATCACGATCTTCAGGAGCGCGATCGAAGAAGAAGCGGAGACGCCGGCGGAGATCCCGAAGATCGTCCGCGAGACGGTCTGGCACGAAGTCGCGCATTACGTCGGTTTTGACGAGGCCGAGACGGAGCGGCTGGAGGAAAAATGGGAACGGGGTTTCGCCGGCCGGAAGTTCGATCAGGGTTGA
- a CDS encoding HAD-IC family P-type ATPase, whose amino-acid sequence MRYPGLKAQEVKDLRFQFGANVLPAERVASGLRIFLAQFTNPLVYILLGVGGISLAIREYRDAGFILLTVVLNSVFGFVQEYKAQKTLTALKRMVQPTAKVIRDGVRQEIVASELVPGDIVFLTVGDRVPADAAVLEAASFFADESFLTGESEPVAKRAGDEVYMGSVISWGTATIRISKIGSATKIGEIAASIKETVQPPTTLQVRLEKYTRTLIAIAVGISILLFIIGSATGVGPAQMFRVSTVLLIAMIPEALLMAVTLILAIAMQKILKRKALIRKLLAVETLGSVTTICTDKTGTLTEGKMRVTEAEFVDRQSGLDVICLCNNISDATEIALWDYLARQENFDPQATYDRSPRILEIPFNSEHKFMAAANCAAASTECSLSVKGAPEVVLAMTELAAEEQAVILKKVEKWGGEGLRVLALARRALAREELDSVAVGSMPTLKFIGLVGLWDPPRQEVKEALRTAREAGIKIKVITGDYRHTAVKIMDHLGLAIGPNGLLEGREIDGLSDEALRSRVTEAVLFTRVMPRHKLRIVNALQSLGEIVAMTGDGVNDAPALKKANIGIVVGTASEVAKETADVILLDSNFKTIVAAVEEGRVVFENIRKAIFYMLANSFSAVMITSGAIIFGWPMPLSVAQILWIHLICDGPQDITLGLEPKEEEILGEGPKRLSEPILDRTRLFLIFSTSFLSAAFALSLFWYFGLRLADMELGRTMALTAATLGSILFIIPSRSFRKPFWRYGNFWKNPWLLAAVAINLTLQIVVTYVPYTRNFLKLAPLGAAHWGLLFLGIAAMIMFIEAVKWWQQKHGLRLRTGRAGSAVV is encoded by the coding sequence ATGAGATATCCCGGTTTAAAAGCGCAGGAGGTCAAAGATCTGCGATTCCAGTTCGGAGCCAACGTCCTGCCGGCCGAACGCGTCGCTTCGGGGCTGCGTATTTTTTTGGCGCAATTCACCAATCCGCTGGTCTACATTCTTTTGGGCGTCGGCGGGATCTCCCTGGCCATCCGGGAATATCGCGACGCCGGTTTCATCCTGCTGACAGTCGTCCTGAATTCGGTCTTCGGTTTCGTCCAGGAATACAAGGCACAAAAGACCCTGACCGCCCTGAAAAGGATGGTCCAGCCGACCGCCAAGGTCATCCGCGACGGCGTGCGCCAGGAGATCGTCGCTTCTGAATTGGTGCCCGGCGACATTGTCTTTCTGACCGTCGGCGATCGCGTACCGGCCGATGCTGCGGTCCTGGAAGCGGCGTCCTTTTTCGCCGACGAGTCGTTCCTGACCGGCGAATCCGAACCGGTCGCCAAGCGCGCCGGCGACGAGGTTTATATGGGGTCGGTGATCTCCTGGGGCACAGCGACGATCAGGATCTCCAAGATCGGTTCGGCCACCAAGATCGGTGAGATCGCCGCTTCGATCAAAGAGACCGTCCAGCCGCCGACGACCCTGCAGGTCCGACTGGAGAAATACACCCGGACTCTGATCGCGATCGCCGTCGGCATCAGCATCCTGCTCTTCATCATCGGTTCCGCGACCGGCGTCGGTCCGGCGCAGATGTTCCGGGTATCGACCGTGCTGCTCATCGCTATGATCCCCGAGGCGCTGCTCATGGCCGTGACCCTGATCCTGGCCATCGCCATGCAGAAGATCCTGAAGCGCAAAGCCCTCATCCGGAAACTCCTGGCTGTCGAGACTCTCGGTTCCGTGACCACGATCTGCACCGACAAGACCGGCACCCTGACCGAGGGCAAGATGCGGGTGACCGAGGCTGAATTCGTCGATCGGCAGTCCGGATTGGACGTGATCTGTCTCTGTAATAATATTTCCGACGCCACGGAGATCGCGCTGTGGGATTATCTGGCCCGGCAGGAAAATTTCGATCCTCAGGCCACTTACGATCGGTCGCCGCGAATCCTGGAAATACCTTTCAATAGCGAACATAAGTTCATGGCTGCCGCCAACTGCGCGGCCGCGTCAACCGAATGTTCGCTGTCGGTCAAGGGCGCACCTGAAGTGGTCTTGGCTATGACCGAGCTCGCGGCGGAGGAACAGGCGGTCATCTTGAAGAAGGTCGAAAAATGGGGCGGCGAAGGTCTGCGGGTCCTGGCGCTCGCGCGGCGCGCGCTGGCCCGGGAAGAGCTCGATTCCGTCGCGGTCGGTTCGATGCCGACGCTCAAATTCATCGGTCTCGTCGGTTTGTGGGATCCGCCGCGCCAGGAAGTCAAGGAAGCGCTGCGGACGGCCCGGGAAGCCGGCATCAAGATCAAAGTGATCACGGGTGACTACCGGCACACGGCCGTGAAGATCATGGATCATCTGGGGCTGGCGATCGGTCCGAACGGTCTGCTCGAGGGGCGCGAGATCGACGGACTCAGCGACGAGGCTCTGAGATCCCGGGTGACCGAGGCTGTGCTGTTCACGCGGGTCATGCCGCGGCACAAGCTCAGGATCGTGAACGCCCTGCAGTCCCTGGGCGAGATCGTGGCCATGACCGGCGACGGCGTGAACGACGCGCCGGCCCTGAAGAAGGCTAATATCGGCATCGTGGTCGGCACCGCTTCCGAAGTGGCCAAGGAAACCGCCGACGTCATTCTTTTGGACAGCAATTTCAAGACCATCGTGGCCGCCGTGGAAGAGGGGCGGGTCGTGTTCGAGAATATCCGCAAAGCCATCTTCTACATGCTGGCCAATTCTTTCAGCGCGGTCATGATCACGTCGGGAGCGATCATCTTCGGCTGGCCGATGCCGCTCTCCGTCGCCCAGATCCTCTGGATCCACCTGATCTGCGACGGGCCGCAGGACATCACTCTGGGACTCGAACCTAAGGAAGAGGAGATCTTGGGTGAAGGCCCCAAACGGCTCAGTGAGCCGATCCTGGACCGGACCAGATTGTTCCTGATCTTCAGTACGTCGTTCCTCTCAGCCGCTTTCGCCCTGTCGCTGTTCTGGTATTTCGGCTTGCGCCTGGCCGATATGGAACTCGGGCGGACCATGGCGCTCACGGCGGCCACGCTCGGTTCGATCCTGTTTATCATTCCCAGCCGCAGCTTCCGCAAGCCTTTCTGGCGCTACGGCAATTTCTGGAAGAATCCCTGGCTGCTCGCCGCCGTAGCCATCAATCTGACCCTCCAGATAGTCGTGACCTATGTGCCGTATACGCGTAATTTCTTGAAGCTGGCGCCGCTCGGAGCCGCTCATTGGGGGCTGCTGTTTTTGGGCATAGCCGCCATGATCATGTTCATCGAGGCGGTCAAATGGTGGCAGCAGAAGCATGGCCTCCGGCTGCGGACCGGACGGGCCGGCAGCGCCGTCGTTTAA
- a CDS encoding metalloregulator ArsR/SmtB family transcription factor — MTNKKVRHHARMLRAISGQARWQVLMLLRNSENGLTTTDIAAILKATLSRVSHQLRILKGHGLVKTQRYGRNVVYALANPLIKDYIVLP, encoded by the coding sequence TTGACGAATAAGAAGGTCCGTCATCATGCGCGGATGTTGCGGGCTATTTCTGGCCAGGCTCGTTGGCAGGTGCTGATGTTACTCCGGAACTCGGAAAATGGCCTTACAACCACGGATATAGCCGCAATTCTTAAGGCTACTCTGTCGCGCGTTTCTCATCAGTTGCGCATTCTTAAGGGTCATGGTCTCGTGAAAACCCAGCGCTATGGACGCAACGTGGTGTACGCCTTGGCCAACCCGTTGATCAAGGATTACATCGTCCTACCCTAA
- a CDS encoding AAA family ATPase: protein MPNTIEEIERRFLVRSIDPDIQRFPNKEIVQGYFETPPQFSLRVRITRKRDQSARAEITRKDGCGAVRQEHNQPVTVEAAEFLLNSCSDVIRKTRFVRDGWEIDFFHDALTGLVLAEYEMPSADFDLRLPDWIQDATEVTQSLTNRHLARLARDIADSGSDRPVRELLPNRRPRIVLTGGPCSGKSALMAELQARFGGALHCVPEVATIVIAQVGVKPPMNDPVGARQFQRTIYRVQRGFETISDLQAASDDKKALLLDRGTIDGAAYIRGGLKELEYACRTTREHEFSLYDLVICLETPPREIFEKMSANNPARSETYGTAVRLGRRIARIWGQHPRFTFIRNDDSWEAKSRAAISAVASFLSSL from the coding sequence ATGCCCAACACCATCGAAGAGATCGAACGCCGTTTCCTAGTCCGTTCCATCGATCCAGATATCCAGCGCTTTCCGAACAAGGAGATCGTCCAGGGTTATTTCGAAACCCCGCCCCAGTTCAGCCTGCGCGTCCGGATCACCCGCAAACGCGACCAGTCAGCTCGGGCCGAGATCACCCGCAAGGACGGTTGCGGTGCCGTGCGGCAGGAACACAACCAGCCCGTCACGGTCGAAGCGGCCGAATTCCTGCTGAATTCCTGCAGCGACGTCATTCGCAAGACCCGCTTCGTGCGCGACGGCTGGGAGATCGACTTCTTCCACGACGCCCTGACCGGGCTGGTGCTCGCCGAATACGAGATGCCCTCGGCTGACTTCGACCTCCGCCTGCCCGACTGGATCCAGGACGCCACCGAGGTCACGCAATCGCTCACGAACCGCCATCTGGCGCGGCTCGCGCGCGACATCGCCGACTCCGGCTCTGACCGTCCGGTCCGCGAGCTACTGCCGAACCGCAGGCCGCGGATCGTGCTCACGGGCGGCCCTTGCTCCGGCAAGAGCGCGCTCATGGCCGAACTCCAGGCACGCTTCGGCGGCGCGCTCCACTGCGTCCCCGAGGTCGCGACAATCGTCATCGCCCAGGTCGGCGTGAAACCGCCGATGAACGACCCGGTCGGCGCGCGCCAATTCCAGCGCACGATCTATCGCGTCCAGCGCGGCTTCGAAACGATCTCCGACCTGCAGGCCGCAAGCGACGACAAGAAGGCTCTGCTGCTCGATCGCGGCACCATCGACGGCGCCGCTTACATCCGCGGCGGCCTCAAGGAACTGGAGTACGCCTGTCGGACCACTCGCGAGCATGAATTCAGCCTCTACGATCTCGTGATCTGTCTCGAAACCCCGCCCCGGGAGATCTTCGAGAAAATGTCGGCCAACAATCCGGCCCGTTCCGAAACGTACGGAACCGCGGTCAGACTCGGCCGCCGCATCGCCAGGATCTGGGGTCAGCACCCGCGTTTCACTTTCATCAGGAACGACGATTCCTGGGAAGCGAAATCGCGAGCGGCCATCTCAGCCGTCGCCAGCTTCCTCAGCAGCCTCTGA